The Clostridiaceae bacterium genome has a segment encoding these proteins:
- a CDS encoding biotin--[acetyl-CoA-carboxylase] ligase — MKDLILKKLKQNLFHFVSGETLSQELNVSRTAIWKHIKDLRSEGYVIESFPKVGYRLISVPDVLVPSDISENMNTEFLGHEILYFKEIDSTNNYAKKIAYEGCKDGTVVIAERQTSGRGRLGRTWESDKGNGIWMSVILRPDISPEAIQLITLASSVAVVEAIKDTTGIATGIKWPNDILLDGKKLCGILVEMSSEMDRINFVVIGIGINIGQDNRDFSENLRNKAISLKSYIYQNNINIEFTRSMIVGKLLTKIEKYYNFILKGRTEEIIQNWKKYSVVLGKEVVVSSRDGDFTGIAEDLTEEGKLVIRSFDGVTQLILSGEISLKSY; from the coding sequence GTGAAGGATTTAATCTTAAAGAAATTAAAACAAAACTTGTTTCATTTTGTTTCAGGAGAGACATTAAGCCAGGAATTGAATGTTTCAAGGACAGCAATATGGAAGCATATCAAAGATTTAAGAAGTGAAGGATATGTAATTGAATCCTTTCCTAAAGTTGGTTATAGATTAATATCTGTGCCGGATGTTCTTGTGCCTTCTGATATATCCGAAAACATGAATACAGAATTTTTAGGTCATGAAATACTTTATTTTAAGGAGATAGATTCTACAAACAATTATGCAAAAAAGATTGCTTACGAAGGGTGTAAAGATGGAACCGTTGTAATTGCTGAAAGGCAAACTTCAGGACGAGGAAGGCTTGGACGCACCTGGGAGTCAGATAAGGGAAATGGAATCTGGATGTCTGTTATACTAAGGCCTGATATATCTCCTGAAGCTATTCAATTAATTACTCTTGCCTCATCAGTTGCAGTTGTTGAAGCAATAAAAGATACCACAGGTATAGCTACAGGAATAAAATGGCCTAATGATATACTGCTTGATGGGAAAAAACTGTGCGGAATATTGGTTGAGATGAGTTCTGAAATGGACAGAATTAACTTTGTTGTAATTGGAATAGGAATAAATATTGGCCAGGATAACCGTGATTTTTCAGAGAATTTAAGAAATAAGGCTATTTCGCTTAAAAGCTACATCTATCAGAATAATATAAATATTGAATTTACGCGAAGTATGATAGTTGGGAAACTTTTAACTAAGATTGAGAAATATTATAATTTTATTTTAAAGGGAAGAACAGAAGAAATAATACAAAATTGGAAAAAATATTCAGTTGTTCTGGGAAAAGAAGTCGTTGTTTCAAGCAGAGATGGAGATTTCACAGGTATTGCCGAAGATTTAACAGAGGAGGGTAAACTTGTGATCAGATCTTTTGATGGTGTTACTCAATTAATTTTATCAGGTGAGATTTCTCTGAAAAGCTATTAA
- a CDS encoding type III pantothenate kinase: MILVLDVGNTNTGLGVYEGKKLYAHLTITTNREKSSDELGLFLINIFQYKNIDVKNIHGAIISSVVPSFTYSLEYAIKEFLKVEPIIVGPGIKTGINIKTENPKEVGSDRIVNAVAVYEIYGGPAIIVDFSTAITFCAISSKGEYLGNVICPGINISAEALFSKAAKLPRIDLVKPEGVIGKNTISSMQSGIVYGYTGMVDYIVKRIKDEMKENRENKIKVIATGGLAGLIAEESETIDIVNEFLTLEGLRIIYERNKGLDNV; this comes from the coding sequence ATGATTCTCGTTTTAGATGTGGGTAATACCAACACGGGGCTTGGTGTGTATGAAGGTAAAAAGCTTTACGCACATTTAACCATAACCACAAACAGAGAAAAATCATCTGATGAATTGGGATTATTTCTAATTAATATTTTTCAATATAAAAATATAGATGTAAAAAATATTCATGGTGCCATTATATCTTCGGTTGTTCCGTCTTTTACATATTCTTTGGAATATGCCATAAAAGAATTTTTGAAGGTGGAACCTATAATAGTAGGACCTGGCATAAAGACAGGAATTAACATTAAGACAGAAAATCCCAAGGAAGTGGGCTCCGATAGAATTGTAAATGCGGTTGCTGTTTATGAGATTTACGGAGGGCCTGCCATTATTGTTGACTTTAGTACAGCCATAACTTTTTGTGCCATATCGTCAAAGGGAGAATATCTTGGTAATGTAATTTGTCCGGGTATCAACATTTCAGCTGAAGCACTTTTTAGTAAAGCAGCAAAACTACCGAGAATTGACCTGGTAAAACCGGAGGGAGTTATAGGAAAGAACACCATTTCAAGTATGCAATCAGGTATTGTATATGGTTATACCGGAATGGTTGATTATATAGTAAAACGTATTAAAGATGAGATGAAAGAAAATCGGGAAAATAAAATCAAGGTAATTGCAACTGGCGGGTTGGCAGGTCTGATTGCTGAAGAGTCTGAAACTATAGATATAGTAAATGAGTTTCTAACACTAGAAGGTCTCAGAATTATATATGAAAGAAATAAAGGTCTAGATAATGTATAA
- a CDS encoding aminotransferase class V-fold PLP-dependent enzyme: MNTPIYNTIKKYISLNPLPFHTPGHKLGKGIPAEILRDLPFIDITEIPGTDNLHYPTGIIKEAQVLASEAFGSDNTFFLVNGSTSGIHAMIMAICKPGDQLIVSRDCHKSVISGMMLAGAEPVYLKPEFNEEFGITTVITPKEVEKMLEKYPKAAAVLITRPNYYGVCSDIKKIAEIVHRHGKILAVDEAHGAHLRFGDGLPFCAMDSGADICVQSAHKTLPALTQGSYLHVKNKRIDLDKLKMILRMLQTSSPSYLIMAMLDVARDILDCYGKILLSELFEYIETIQKQTENENFRWLTNKDISGGEKDATRIVINVAKLGLTGYEADRILREKYNIFAEMSDLNNVVFIATIADKKESFDRLREGLLGLLEYQAKDVAENKELSGILIKRPEMPAQVMKLKNILHAAGTREILDKAEGRISKEIITPYPPGIPLLCPGELITREIIEYIHELISKGCRVNGVSEKLDILVVDDKQ, translated from the coding sequence TTGAATACTCCTATATATAATACTATAAAAAAATATATAAGCTTAAATCCGCTGCCTTTTCATACACCAGGACATAAGCTGGGAAAAGGTATTCCTGCGGAAATTCTCAGGGATTTGCCGTTTATTGATATAACAGAGATTCCTGGAACAGATAATCTCCACTATCCTACTGGAATTATAAAGGAAGCCCAGGTTCTAGCCTCAGAAGCTTTTGGCTCAGACAATACATTTTTCCTTGTAAACGGGTCTACTTCAGGTATACATGCCATGATTATGGCAATATGCAAACCGGGTGATCAACTAATAGTATCCCGTGACTGTCATAAATCTGTTATCTCAGGTATGATGCTTGCAGGTGCGGAACCTGTGTATCTGAAACCAGAGTTTAATGAGGAGTTTGGTATAACTACAGTAATTACTCCTAAAGAAGTAGAAAAAATGCTGGAAAAATACCCAAAAGCTGCAGCAGTACTGATAACAAGGCCTAACTACTATGGTGTATGCTCTGATATTAAAAAAATAGCTGAAATTGTACATCGCCATGGAAAGATATTGGCCGTTGATGAAGCACATGGTGCTCATTTAAGATTTGGAGACGGGTTACCCTTTTGTGCTATGGATTCAGGAGCGGATATATGTGTTCAAAGTGCTCACAAAACTCTTCCGGCACTAACACAAGGATCCTATTTACATGTAAAAAACAAAAGAATAGATCTTGATAAGCTAAAAATGATACTGCGTATGCTGCAAACTTCAAGCCCATCATATCTTATTATGGCAATGCTTGATGTAGCCAGGGATATTTTGGATTGCTATGGAAAAATTCTTTTATCAGAATTGTTTGAGTATATTGAAACAATCCAGAAACAAACAGAAAATGAAAATTTCAGGTGGCTTACCAATAAGGATATATCCGGGGGAGAAAAAGATGCTACAAGGATTGTAATAAATGTAGCAAAACTTGGCTTAACAGGCTATGAGGCTGATAGAATTTTAAGAGAAAAATACAATATTTTTGCTGAAATGTCCGATTTGAATAATGTTGTTTTTATTGCTACCATTGCTGATAAAAAAGAAAGTTTTGACAGGCTCAGGGAAGGACTGCTGGGGCTTCTTGAATATCAGGCAAAAGATGTTGCAGAAAATAAAGAATTATCCGGAATTTTAATTAAGAGACCAGAAATGCCTGCACAGGTTATGAAACTGAAAAATATTCTTCATGCTGCAGGTACAAGAGAAATTCTTGACAAGGCAGAGGGCAGGATATCAAAAGAGATTATAACTCCCTATCCTCCCGGTATTCCCTTGCTATGTCCCGGAGAATTAATAACGAGAGAGATTATTGAGTATATACATGAATTAATTTCAAAAGGCTGCCGTGTTAATGGTGTGAGTGAAAAGCTAGATATATTGGTTGTAGATGATAAACAGTGA
- a CDS encoding dTMP kinase, whose protein sequence is MAKGLFITIEGMDGSGKTTQIEKIKEYFQQKGYEPVLTREPGGTKISEKIRNIILDESNTGMSPVTEMLLYASARAQLVFEVIKPALNQGKVVICDRFIDSSYAYQGYGRGIDLKFIENVNEPALDNVMPDITFFFDIEPKLALARRISATGADRIEKEKLEFHERVYKGYKDRAALFPHRIKIINANRSIEEISEEVRFWLNKVCP, encoded by the coding sequence ATGGCAAAAGGCTTATTTATTACTATAGAGGGAATGGACGGTTCTGGTAAAACCACACAGATTGAGAAAATTAAAGAATATTTTCAACAGAAAGGTTATGAACCTGTTTTGACCAGAGAACCTGGGGGTACAAAAATAAGTGAAAAAATAAGAAATATCATTCTGGATGAATCAAATACAGGAATGTCTCCTGTTACCGAAATGCTGCTTTATGCATCAGCCAGAGCCCAGCTGGTATTTGAAGTTATAAAGCCTGCCCTGAACCAGGGAAAGGTGGTTATTTGCGATAGATTCATTGATTCCAGCTATGCCTATCAGGGATATGGAAGAGGAATAGATCTAAAATTTATTGAAAACGTAAATGAACCTGCTCTGGACAATGTTATGCCAGATATCACTTTTTTCTTTGATATTGAGCCTAAACTTGCTCTTGCAAGACGGATTTCAGCTACCGGAGCTGATAGAATAGAGAAAGAAAAATTAGAATTTCACGAACGGGTTTATAAAGGGTATAAAGACAGGGCAGCATTATTTCCACATAGAATAAAGATTATAAATGCTAACAGGAGTATAGAGGAAATTTCTGAGGAAGTGAGATTCTGGCTAAATAAAGTTTGTCCATAA
- a CDS encoding YaaR family protein — translation MKVESTIGNTANIKKKIVPEGLRTSDTHEKSFQVSLKHAQTLSGDDKIKELAEKIFEQGKKVGDKVDIKELKYYKKLVSEFLYEVINGTCKFSKQSFLDRRGRHRVYAIIKKINRELELLAEDVLGKEKNNIRVLKRLDDIRGLILDIIM, via the coding sequence TTGAAGGTTGAAAGTACCATTGGAAATACTGCAAATATAAAGAAAAAGATTGTCCCGGAAGGATTAAGAACTTCAGATACTCATGAAAAGAGCTTCCAGGTAAGCCTTAAGCATGCTCAAACTTTAAGTGGCGATGATAAAATTAAGGAGCTTGCAGAAAAGATATTTGAGCAGGGAAAAAAAGTCGGAGACAAGGTTGATATTAAAGAATTGAAGTATTATAAAAAGCTGGTTTCAGAGTTCTTATATGAAGTTATTAATGGTACCTGCAAATTTTCAAAGCAGAGCTTTCTTGACAGAAGGGGACGGCATAGGGTTTATGCTATAATTAAGAAAATCAACAGAGAGCTTGAACTGCTGGCCGAGGATGTTCTCGGCAAAGAAAAGAACAACATTAGAGTATTGAAAAGACTTGATGATATAAGAGGACTCATACTTGACATAATTATGTAG